A stretch of DNA from Flavobacteriaceae bacterium MAR_2009_75:
GACAGGTATGCAAGTAAGCATTTGCTAAAGGAAATAGGAGAGCACCGACTGCGCATGGAATGCGAAAATAAGCACTTAAGCTTTCCAAAAAGACTTGCTCTGTTCTACATAGAGGCAGGGGACAGCAATACGATGTTAAAGTATAAATACACTCAAAAAGGCACTTGCGGGCTGATGGTCATTGACCGATATGATTTACCGGATTCGGGTTGGGTAAGGGTTTATTTGCAATGAAACCGAACAAGGGCATACAGACATTCAATATCGGCATGCGTACATTGCATCTCATTGAAGGACTAGGGATTAAAAATTACCTACCTGAAGCCATTATGGGGAATGATCACATGGCCTTAGTGGATCAAAATATGAAATGGGAAGATGATGTCATTGCTAAATGCACCATGATCATTGGCAATGGTAAGTATGTCTCAATAATGTACGAACATGAACCCATTCGATTTAATGGGCTGCTTCTTTTTACATTCTGTCAAGATGCCAAAAATGGGCATTGCTTTGGTTTTTCAAAAAAGTGGAATCATATTGAGTATTATACTCGGATGAAGTAGGTTGGGTATCTACTTTCTAACCAAAAAGCAGTAAATATCGATTATATTTCAAAATTAAAGTAACACTTCCAAAGAATATGGAAATGCTGATTCCCTGCTCCTTAAATTTTTCTTCTCGTACGGGGAAAATCTAAATAATTCTAAACCATATTAGTCTCATTTTAGTACAAAAGTATTTAAATACTGATTCGAAGCCGTTTAGATCTTTCTTCAAAGGCTTGCTTCCCACCCTCCAAAATATCGCAAACAGCTTTTCGTATTTCTGGATTTTCAAGACCCCCACTCATATATCCAATGTCAGGTAGTGCCCCTTTTTTATGTTCGCCTCGCGACGCTACTATCACTTGGTCCGCATCAGTATTTACCACTAAATTTGCATTATGTGTCACAATGATAATTTGTCTTCTTTTTTTTGCCTCTTTGAATTTTTCGACCAATTCTTCAAAAATGGACTTGGGGTCTAAGTTTTCTTCTGGCTGATCGATAATTAAAGGGCGATCATCATCTATATCAATTGAGAGGTATAGTAAAAGAAGAACTATACCCCTTGTGCCTGGTGAGAGTTGCTGGACATCTACACCCTCATATTTTAGTCCGTAATTTACCTTGACATGATCAATACCATAAAGCCATGATGAAATCTGACCGTACCAATGCTTTTTGGTTTCTCTAGTCTTTCTAGCATCCTCAAAAGCATGATTCCAAAAGGCTTGTCCGTACTCTGTGCGAAACTCAGACATTGCTTTAGCAATTTCTTTGGAAGAGCCGTTTTTCCATACATGCTCCAATGCCTCTTTTATAATTCCTGTCAAGGTGCCAACACCCCTAAACGAACCGACCCTAGACCTGTCAATTAATCTCTCACCTGATTCGGCCCATTGTTCTATATTAACTATTCTATTAACAGAAAAGGTAAGTTTGGATAGAGTACCCTTCTGAGAATTAAGTCTATTTTGAAGTGGACTATAGAGTTGTGATAAGAGGTCTTCTTCCTTTTCAATCTGCCCAATTAAAAGTTCGTAGGTATTCTTGCGTTGTGCTAGTAGCTCTTCAATCTTTGAAGGAGCCACTTCGGCATTTTGCACTTCCTTATCACGTACCTTTAATGCGGTTTCTGCCTTTGCTATTTTGTTGGAAAGCTCTGTATATTTCTTTCTTCTTGCACTATCAACGCCTATAAGGGCTTCTAATCTATTTTGCTCCTTCAAGAGAAGTGTATATGTATTTGAGGAGAGATTATTGTAGGATTGTAGATAAGGTTTTGCGTTGACTTTATCCTTTGATTCTATTTGCTCCCCAATATTTGGACCTTTCAAGTTTTTTAACTGCTTTGAAGTTTCTGAAAGTTCTTCTTGCAACAGAATTCCAACATTTCCTTCATAAGTAAGATTGAAATTTGACCATTGTTCTTCGGTCAGCTTTGCTTCTTCATAATTAGCCTTGAGATCCTCAAGATATGGTTTGGCAATACCGTCCTCGAATTGGCCTACTTCCTCTTTTAAACCGTTAAGCTTGAGTTCTTTCTTCTCAATGGTAGCAATATTTTGGGATTTAGCTTCGGTTGCCTCTCTGACTTGATCTAGTTTTTTCAGCAGTTCTTTGTTATCAGAAGGTATCAGTTTCTTACGATCTAATTTCATACGCTCAATGGCTGCAAACTCATTGGCCCTTTTCTTCTTTAAATCTTCTACATTTCGAGCGAGGTCATCTTGCGTGGATATATTATCACCAATATCCAGAAGTAGCTTCTGATATTTTTCTATACTCCTTTTAATCGATTCCGTTTTAGTACTTCTTAATTCCTTAAATGTCCGTGCGCCAAGTCTTTCATCAACACTATGAGCGTCAAAAATCACATTTTCAATTGCGTTAACTAATTCATCGGCAAGACCATCTGAGGAACATAAGTGATCAACGAACTGTTGTGATAAATAGCGTACTCTGGGTTCTTCACTTTCCATAGGAAGTTGAGAAATGTCCACACAAAAAGTTGTTGTTTCAGAATTGCCCCATGTAACTGTACTTGTTGTACCTTTTAATAAAACCCTAGCTCTTTCTAGAAAAGAACGTTTCGTATGGGATTGATCAACACTTCCAGAACCAGCGGCAATCATTTCAACTAAAGCTGTCTTTCCAGAGCCGCGCGCACCAATAATAGCAACTAGACCTGAGTTAACACTAATCTCAGGGTTTTTAAGCCAAGATGCATCTTTCACCGAAACCTTGTCAATAGTATGGGAGGGAAAACCATCTTCTGAAACTTCTTTTCCAATAAAAACCCTTCTTTCAGGTTCAAAACATATCTGGCGTAAAGTTTCAAACTTAAGATCCCCTCGTAACCAACAGTATCTATCAAGATGAGGATTACCCACACTTTCAAGATTATGTGCGTCACTACCATGCAAACAAGGCTTTAAGCTTTTATACTTTCTCTTTATTTCTTCCGCAGAATCGGCTCCCCTTCCGCACCAGTATTCACGATCTCCCATACGACCGGAGAATACAAAATGTGACATTCTCTGCAGTTCCTCCCGCAACGCAGTAAGTCCACTCTCCTGTAGCTGAGCTGTACCATCATTTTGGCCAGCTGCAACACCTACCATAATATTTTCCCTTGCCCACTGATGATTTTTGAAGGCTTTGCTCAAATCATTAGGCGACACTTTAAACTGCTCAACACCTGCCCTTAATAGATATGCCTTATCATTGGAATTACCGACAAACGCCTTGCCAAGTCTTATTAGGTCATCATTTACACACCCATAATCCTCTCCATCGTACTCGAATTTTAGGTTCCTCAAAAAACGTTTAGTCTCTTCAATATGATCTTCGTCATCAGGTGACACTAACAAATGAACGTTTATTGGAGATCCCTTACCCGCGTTTACCGAAAAACGTAATTCTATGTTTGGAAACATTAATTCCACATTTGGTAATCCACCATTTTTAAAAATTGGTAAAATTCTCTCATAAGAATCTAAAACATAATAATCGGTAATTCCCAATGCTTTAATAGGAGGAGAAGAAGTGTTTATTTCTTGAAGAAAATCTTCTAATGTGGTGCCATTTTTGTAATCATTTTTTAGAGTTCCAGGAATGTGAATATGTGGATCCCATCTGTGCCAAACAGAACCAACTGGATTATTTATGGATGTCATTATTTATGATTCAAATATTTGAACTAATACGCTCGTTAATCAATAATCTAGTAAATATCGCGAAACTGTTAAAGAACGGGTATAAAAAGAACAACTAGTTATTGGCAGTAATCAACAAATCGATGAAGTGTAAGAATTTATAGACGAAAAGAGAGCGGGATAATTGTAAGATATTGATTGAGTCATGAAATCGGTCGTATAACTTAACTCTATCCAAAACCCGCTTTTTGCAAAGAGTTTAGTAAAAAAACTAAGCAGAGAAATCGTCAGATTTAGAGCATGGTATTTGAGCACCCTCTCAAAACCTTAAATTAAATCTAGCTTTTCCATATTTTGCAGCACTCCTTGAAAGTCAAGAAGACCTCATGAAATAGCTTTTTCAATATTATGGCCAAGGCTTTAGCAACTTCGATCATAATTCAAAAATTTTATCAGTGTTTCTATTATTAATAGCGCATAAGCGATAATACTACTTTGCTCTCCATTATGTTCCGCCTCCTCCCAATTCGACAAAAAACCTAATTCTAAAAGCACACTTGGGCATTGGGTTGTTTCCCGAAGCACTTGAAAATTCGCATCTTTAACGCCTCTATTTTTAAAGCCTAATTTTTCATTTAGTCCAATTGTAAATTGCTCAGCCAAGTTTTCGGAACGCGGCTCTCCTTGTTTAACATATACTTCAATTCCATGAGCTGCTCTTCGAACGGCTTGATTGAAATGAATCGAGACAAATACGTCGGCTTTTAAGGCCTTTGCGAGTTTGGTTCTATCTACCAAGGAAATAAGCGTGTCCGAGTATCGAGTAAGATATATTTCCAATGAATCATTGAATAGTGCTTGGTTAAGCTTAGCTACCTCCTTGGCAATACTCAAGACCACCTCTTTTTCCTTTAGTCCATTGATGCCGATTGCGCCAGTATCAGAACCTCCATGTCCGGAATCTATGATAACAATAGGTTTTTGATTTCTCTCCTGTCCAAAAATGGGTTGTAAACCAGAAAACAGTATCCAAACCAATACGTAAAAAAAATTGTGCTTCATTCGCTGAAAATCTTAAGTGCGTGTTGCACAATTTTCATCGATTTGAGCGATTGATTTAAAATCCAAGAAATTTTAACGTTCCCGACTGTTAATTTTTAGCCGATTCTCTGCATTCCTTCCTTTTCACTTCAAATTCGTCAACAACATTATATCAACCGCCCTCTTCGGGCACTAAAACGAATAGTGATGAAAAGAATAAACAAAGTACTCTGGTTGTTGCTGTTGGCAACGGCCCCTACTTATGCCCAAATTGGTGGTATCGAAGATTCGGTCAACGACATCTCGGATACCATACGTACCATTTTCCCCATTATTCTCGGGGTCATTTTTCTAGTAGGTTTCCTGTTCAATGCAGGACACTTCTTTGGTGAAAACGCAGATCTTAAAAAAGGCATTACGCGTGTTTTGGTTTTTGTGCTTATAGCCGGTGCCGTCGTAGGCATCTTCACCTACCTGATAACATTAGTCGTATAATGAAGAGTTATCCGATATACCGAAACATTCGTAAACGTGCACTGATATTCGGACTTCCAGTTTCGCTGTTCGCATTACAAATGGCGGCAGTTATCGGTTCACTATTGGTGATAATATTCTCTTTCAGTTTCCTGTTGGTTGTTGGTGGCCTAGGTGTCAATTTTACCTTGTATGCGATGCTTCTGAAATTAACAAATCAACCACATATGCTGCACCTTCAGAAGGTTTTTCCGAGTGCCATCTCCAACAAAAAAACAAGTGCACTGTGTTATGAGGATTAATCTCAACCAAAACTATCCGATTGTGGATATTCAGGACCATCTGGTCTTTGCCAATAATGGTAACCTGGTACTGTGTTATAAGGCTGATTTGCCGGAGGTCTATTCATTATCGGAAAACGATTTTGAGGACTTGCACGGGAGTTGGTTTCAAGCCTTGAAATCGTTGCCGGCCGGAACGGTTATCCATAAACAGGACATTTACCAAAAATTGGAATATTCGGCCGAGCGTTTAGCGAATACGACTTTTTTGGAAAAGGCGACCCATAAACATTTTAAGGGCAGGGAATATATATCGCATCAATCGTATCTCTTTTTCGTATGGCCGAAGAATAGAGGTCTCAACAAATCAAAATATGTGAATCCATTTCGAGGAATTCCAAAAGCCATTCCTGAAAAAATGACCGAAGCTGTAGAAAGTTTTACGGCATCCGTTCGCGATGCAATCGGTTTTCTCAACAATAGCTATAAACTTGATTTTACACCGCTGAGGGAAAGTGAAATTCTTTTGATGACCGACACTTATTTCAATGGGTTCAATCAAGGCTTCGATACCGACATAGTCCTCAATAAAGACCATGCCCAAATAGGCAATCATTATTTTGACGTACTTGCGGTCAACAACGAATTATGTTTTGGTGATACGGTTAGCAGTAGCAAGACCAATGATGCTTTTACTTCCGACGATTTTGTCTTCCATCAGGGGTTTATTGACGAATTAGGGCTAAATCTGAACGAAAACCATATCGTCAACCAGATTGTCTATTTGGACGATAGGCATAAATGGCGAAAACTGTTGGAAAAGCGTTTAGAAGAACTGAGCAAAAGTTCCAACTTCGGTACGCAGAACAAGGTCGTACATGGTAAAATCAGTATCATTCTGGACCAAATCAACCAAGACGATAATGCCCGAATCGTACGAGGTCATCTTAACGTGGTTTTTTGGAGCGACCGCCTGGCTGATTTAAGTAAGATTGCTTCTCGGATTAAAACGGAGTTCAAGGAACTGGATATCATACCGTATTATCCAAAAGGGGAAGAGCGAAAACATTATTTGCTGAATAGCTATTGTTGCTTCGCATCCAACTTTTCCGATGAAGATCTGTATGTCACCGACCTGAAACATGCCCTCTGTCTGCTGATCAACAATACCAACTATAAATCGGATGCTACGGGCATCATTTTCAACGACCGGCAACATAACATACCGGTCATTAAGGATGTATGGGATGAAAAAAAGCGGCGCATTAAGGCCCGGAACTTTGCAATTTTTGCTCCTACGGGAGAGGGCAAGTCGTTTTTGGCGAACAACATCCTTCGGCAGTATTTTGAAAACGGTGTCCGATTGGTCATCATTGATTTGGGAGGGAGTTATACCAAGTTTGCAAAGCTCTATCCCGATCAATACATCACCTTACGCTACGAGCAAGGAAAGAACCTGGGCATCAATCCCTTTTACATCAACAGTCTACATGACCTAAGCCCGGAGCGGTTGGAAGACCTTACCGTCTTCCTTTTGGAGCTCTTTGCTTCGGGTCTTAAGGTCGCCAAAGCGCAAGAGGTAGCCTTGAAAAAAATCCTTCAGTATTACTATAAACGTAATGCAAGCGAAACCCACTCGTTAGAGGCCTTTTACAATTTCGTCCAGCAGAACAAAGAAACCCTATTGGATGATTTGGGCATCGATAAGGCCTATTTCAATACCACAAACTTTCTGCACATCATGTCGGAATATGTAGGGGACGGACTCTACAGTTTTTTATTCGAGGTAAGTGAAGACCAGTCTTATAAAATAGAGGACAAACGCCTTATCGTTTTTGAACTGGATGAAGTGAAGGATAACAAGGAAGTCCTTTCCGTAATGTTGAAGCTTATCAAATCTGCCATTCAGCGGACCATCTGGCGCAACCGTGCCGAAAAGGGGATTATCCTGTTCGATGAGTTCGCAAAGCAATTGAAGTTTGAAAACGTACTGGAAAGTGTCGAATTCTACTATCAAGCCATACGAAAACAAAATGGGGCGATTGGGATTATACTTCAGTCCATCAACCAATTACCCAGTAATTCCACTTCGGCAAGTATTCTGGAAAATACCCAGGTGATTTATAGCCTTCGAAATGAAAAGGGGTACGACGAGTTGGTCAAAAGACTAAGCCTTTCTAGCCATGACCTAAATCAACTAAAATCCATCAAGAACGACTTGAAGGGGCAGCGGAAGTATACAGAAATCTTTATCAAGATAGGGAAGGAGAGCAACATCTTTCGTTTGGAAGTTCCCCCCGAGGTGTATGCGGCCTATCTCACTGACGGCTCAGAAAACGAGACCATAATGGCCATGTATGGTAAAACCAATGATATGGAAACGGCCATCATGGAATTTGTAAAACAGAAATTTCAAAAATCATATTCACACACTTAAAAAAGGAACATTATGAAAATTACAATTAAAACCATCATCATTTCGGTATTCTTAGTTATAGCGAGTACTGGTCAAACGAAAGCACAGGGCATTCCGGTCTACGACAACACCAATTTTCTATCGCTGATCAAGCAGTTGTTTGAATCCGCCAAACAGACCAGCGAAATGATCAAAACCGTCAGATTTCTCAAACAGGCCAAAGAGACGATAGAAAAAGTAAACAGTGCGGTAGCGCAATATGAGGCCGTCAAGGAAATCAATGAAAACAATGAAGCGTTGGTCAATATGGTCCGAAACGATTTGAGGGGTATCCTAAATTCTCCTTACATCCACCCTGACGAAATAGATGCCGTTTCCAACGCTTTCAATACCATTATTGATGGGTCACTTCGTAATCTGGAATTTATGAACCAGGTGCTCTCCAATGACTTTCTAAAACTCAATGATGCCGAGCGATTGGAAATATTGGAAACACACAGGGACGATTCCCAAAAAATGATAGCGGACATCACCCTAAAGAATAAGAGGTATAAGCTCATCATTTCCTTTCGAGAGATGCAGGACAGAATCAATAATCGGGAAACCAACTACTAAAAGGCTATAGCATGTTTTTGTCCATCGGGTTGGAATATGTCGATTCTGTTTTTCAGACCATTAAGGATAGTGATTTTGCATCCTATGTGATCGGTGGAATGAAAGTGCTGGCCGTTTTGTTTTTTCTGATCAATATTCTGAAAAAGTACTATGAAGGAGGGGCGACCATCCAAGGGGCTACATGGGGATTGACCCCCACAGAATTGATCAAAAATTTTGCGGTGGTCCTGGTGGTTATTTTCTCTACGGAAGTATTGGATGCTTTTGACTCCATTTTAGTGGCCATAGAAGGTCAGTACAGGGGGACTGCCCCAGCACTACTACCCTTGGAACTACAGGATATCGAAGTAGAAGAGGATTTGGGTCTTCTGGATGCGACCACAAAAGCGATGGGCATTCTATATGAATGGCTCACGACCCCTTTCTTGGGAATACGCATGATCGCCCTAGCATTAGGACTATTTCTTTGGGTGTTGGATTTGTTCATATATCCTTTGTTTTTGGCGGAACGCTACTTTCTGTTGGGAATCATGCAGGCTTTTTTTCCACTGGTCATCAGCATGGCCGTTTTTGAAAAGTTCAGACCTATGGGCTATCGCTTTTTTAAGCTGTACGCAGCTGTTTATATGATCGTGCCCGCATTCTTTTTGGTCAATGTTTTTGTTAACGAGCTCTATCAAGAAATCACCGAAAACTTTTGGCCAAACCTATTCGGTACTGATTTCGGTAGTGAACTATTTGCCCCTGTCATTGAATTGGCGGGAGTGGGTTTCATTATTCTGTTGAAGTTCAAGCTTTATAAGCGTGCTACCAGTTTCACCTTAAGGCTATTTGTCGAGTAATCTATACACCATGAAAAATAAACTAACACCCTATAAAAACATCTATAGCGTTTTGAAACTAAACCGCTACATCGTTTTGGCAGTCGTATTGGCCTGTCTATTGACCAGCATTTTTGCACTGCTAACGGTCTATCGTTTCAATCAGCGTATGCTGAACAGCACCTTTGCTGTAAACACGGATGGTTCCATAATTCCCTTGAAATTGGTTTCGCAAAAGGAGAATATGGAAGTCGAGGCACTTTCCCATCTCGATTTGTTCCACAACTATTTCTATGGAATCGATGAAAGTAACTATGAAAAAAATCTTGAAAAGGCCTTGTGGTTGGGAGATAGTACTGTCGATAATGTGTACCGGCAGAAAAAAGCGGATGGGGTTTATAACAGGTTGCTGCAGTACTCCCTGGTGCAAAAGGTTATCTCGGTCAATACGGAACTAATTTTAAGTGGGGAACGCATATCCTTTCAAACGGAGACCATTTTTGAGATCAATCGGGGATCTATTATCGATAGGTACCAATTAATAACCACAGGAAATCTGCTTCAGGTAGATAGAAATTTCCCTAATAATACCCATGGTTTATTGATAACCAACTTCTTTGAAAACTCTCTTAAAAAACTTAACATTCAAAAATAGCTTCAAATGAAACTAGATCGAAACAAAATGATATTCATCACCGTCGTCACCTTAGTAGTGCTATTTATAGTTGGCTATGGATTTCTCGTAATGGGAGATGGGGACGAGGAGAAGTCAGAACTGACCCAGCCTGTGGTGCCGGAATTGAAAGAGGAACAAAAAGAGTATTCCTCGAAATTGGATGCCATCAATGACTTGAAAGAAGTTCGGGAGTCCAATGCTCCAAGTATTTATGACGAATCACTATTGGATTCAACAGGACTTTATGACCCTATGTATCAGGAGAAAGAGCGTCAACGTATTGTGGACAGTATCTATGCCGCAGGAAGGATAAATTACGAATCTGGAGAATACAATAATACGGCGGACATTAGTTCATCAAAACCAATGGCTAGCACACCAAAAAATCAAATCGAAGAAACGGTCATCGATTTTGCAAACGCCCATCAAGGGTTTTTTGCCTACGAACCCAAACAGGTTTCATTGGTTGAAATGGAAACAAAAAAAGGAAGGACAGATGACTTTATCATGGTGGAAGTCAACGGAGAACAAACGGTGAAAAGCGATGAGCGTTTGGAATTACGACTGGCTGTTGATGCGCTCATCAATGGCGATTCCATTCCCAGAAATTCGTTGGTTTATGGTTTTGTCCGATTTAAGTCTAACCGGGTTTTCATCACTATTACGAACATCAACAACAAACCTGTCGATTTGAAAGCCTTCGATTTACTGGATGGCAACGAGGGTATTTATGTACGGAACAGCTTTACGGGCGAGGCCACCACGGAGGTTCTCGGGGATGTGGTAGAGGATATAAATATTCCCGGTGTGCCACAAGTAGGCGGTATTAAGCAAGTTTTTCGAAGAAACAACCGCAATGTGAAGGTGACGGTTTATAATCAATATCAGCTTATTTTAAAAACTGCATTATGAAAATGATACTAATCCTTTTATCGATTCTTATTTTAGGCCAAACAAGTGCACAAGAATTAAAAACAATCGGCACGAATGAAAGGGAGGTGGTTGCACTTTTCTTTCCGGATGAAATTCGTCAGGCGGTCGTTGGTTCACCCAACTTTACGTTTAGTTATAATAAAGAAAACCTTCAGCATGTAGGTTT
This window harbors:
- a CDS encoding putative AbiEii toxin of type IV toxin-antitoxin system, whose amino-acid sequence is MTSINNPVGSVWHRWDPHIHIPGTLKNDYKNGTTLEDFLQEINTSSPPIKALGITDYYVLDSYERILPIFKNGGLPNVELMFPNIELRFSVNAGKGSPINVHLLVSPDDEDHIEETKRFLRNLKFEYDGEDYGCVNDDLIRLGKAFVGNSNDKAYLLRAGVEQFKVSPNDLSKAFKNHQWARENIMVGVAAGQNDGTAQLQESGLTALREELQRMSHFVFSGRMGDREYWCGRGADSAEEIKRKYKSLKPCLHGSDAHNLESVGNPHLDRYCWLRGDLKFETLRQICFEPERRVFIGKEVSEDGFPSHTIDKVSVKDASWLKNPEISVNSGLVAIIGARGSGKTALVEMIAAGSGSVDQSHTKRSFLERARVLLKGTTSTVTWGNSETTTFCVDISQLPMESEEPRVRYLSQQFVDHLCSSDGLADELVNAIENVIFDAHSVDERLGARTFKELRSTKTESIKRSIEKYQKLLLDIGDNISTQDDLARNVEDLKKKRANEFAAIERMKLDRKKLIPSDNKELLKKLDQVREATEAKSQNIATIEKKELKLNGLKEEVGQFEDGIAKPYLEDLKANYEEAKLTEEQWSNFNLTYEGNVGILLQEELSETSKQLKNLKGPNIGEQIESKDKVNAKPYLQSYNNLSSNTYTLLLKEQNRLEALIGVDSARRKKYTELSNKIAKAETALKVRDKEVQNAEVAPSKIEELLAQRKNTYELLIGQIEKEEDLLSQLYSPLQNRLNSQKGTLSKLTFSVNRIVNIEQWAESGERLIDRSRVGSFRGVGTLTGIIKEALEHVWKNGSSKEIAKAMSEFRTEYGQAFWNHAFEDARKTRETKKHWYGQISSWLYGIDHVKVNYGLKYEGVDVQQLSPGTRGIVLLLLYLSIDIDDDRPLIIDQPEENLDPKSIFEELVEKFKEAKKRRQIIIVTHNANLVVNTDADQVIVASRGEHKKGALPDIGYMSGGLENPEIRKAVCDILEGGKQAFEERSKRLRISI
- a CDS encoding N-acetylmuramoyl-L-alanine amidase, which gives rise to MKHNFFYVLVWILFSGLQPIFGQERNQKPIVIIDSGHGGSDTGAIGINGLKEKEVVLSIAKEVAKLNQALFNDSLEIYLTRYSDTLISLVDRTKLAKALKADVFVSIHFNQAVRRAAHGIEVYVKQGEPRSENLAEQFTIGLNEKLGFKNRGVKDANFQVLRETTQCPSVLLELGFLSNWEEAEHNGEQSSIIAYALLIIETLIKFLNYDRSC
- a CDS encoding conjugation system TraG family ATPase, with protein sequence MRINLNQNYPIVDIQDHLVFANNGNLVLCYKADLPEVYSLSENDFEDLHGSWFQALKSLPAGTVIHKQDIYQKLEYSAERLANTTFLEKATHKHFKGREYISHQSYLFFVWPKNRGLNKSKYVNPFRGIPKAIPEKMTEAVESFTASVRDAIGFLNNSYKLDFTPLRESEILLMTDTYFNGFNQGFDTDIVLNKDHAQIGNHYFDVLAVNNELCFGDTVSSSKTNDAFTSDDFVFHQGFIDELGLNLNENHIVNQIVYLDDRHKWRKLLEKRLEELSKSSNFGTQNKVVHGKISIILDQINQDDNARIVRGHLNVVFWSDRLADLSKIASRIKTEFKELDIIPYYPKGEERKHYLLNSYCCFASNFSDEDLYVTDLKHALCLLINNTNYKSDATGIIFNDRQHNIPVIKDVWDEKKRRIKARNFAIFAPTGEGKSFLANNILRQYFENGVRLVIIDLGGSYTKFAKLYPDQYITLRYEQGKNLGINPFYINSLHDLSPERLEDLTVFLLELFASGLKVAKAQEVALKKILQYYYKRNASETHSLEAFYNFVQQNKETLLDDLGIDKAYFNTTNFLHIMSEYVGDGLYSFLFEVSEDQSYKIEDKRLIVFELDEVKDNKEVLSVMLKLIKSAIQRTIWRNRAEKGIILFDEFAKQLKFENVLESVEFYYQAIRKQNGAIGIILQSINQLPSNSTSASILENTQVIYSLRNEKGYDELVKRLSLSSHDLNQLKSIKNDLKGQRKYTEIFIKIGKESNIFRLEVPPEVYAAYLTDGSENETIMAMYGKTNDMETAIMEFVKQKFQKSYSHT